A stretch of DNA from Streptomyces venezuelae:
TCGCCGGGTGCGCACGGCCGGTGCGGATCGCGGCGAAGTCCTCCTTGGCGACCACGACGGCCTTCTCCATCTTCTCCTCGGCCTCGAGGAGGATTTCTTCGATCACCACGTGCTCCTGCATGTCAGATATGGATGGTTCAGGCGGGCGGCCGGCAGCCGGCCGGCAGAGCGCTCAGGCCCGGGTGCCCTGGTCGCTCACGAGCGTGCCGATCTTCTCACCCTTGACCGCGCGGGCGATATTGCCCTCGGTCAGCAGCTCGAAGACGAGGATCGGCAGCTTGTTGTCACGGCAGAGCGTGATCGCGGTGGCGTCGGCGACCTTGAGGTCGCGGGAGAGCACCTCGCCGTATTCGAGCGCGTCGAACTTGACGGCGTCCGGGTTGGTCTTCGGGTCGGAGTCGTAGACCCCGTCCACGCCGTTCTTGCCCATGAGCAGGGCCTCGGCGTCGATTTCCAGCGCGCGCTGGGCGGCGGTGGTGTCGGTGGAGAAGTAGGGCATGCCCATGCCCGCGCCGAAGATCACGACGCGGCCCTTCTCCAGGTGCCGTACGGCCCGCAGCGGGATGTACGGCTCCGCGACCTGGCCCATGGTGATGGCGGTCTGGACGCGGGAGTCGATGCCTTCCTTCTCCAGGAAGTCCTGGAGGGCGAGGCAGTTCATGACGGTGCCGAGCATGCCCATGTAGTCGGAGCGGGCCCGGTCCATGCCGCGCTGCTGCAGCTCGGCGCCGCGGAAGAAGTTGCCGCCGCCGATGACGACCGCGATCTCCGCGCCGTCGCGGACCACCGCGGCGATCTCTCGCGCGATGGCGTGGACGACGTCGGGGTCGACACCGAGCCCCCCGCCGCCGGAGAAGGCCTCGCCCGACAGCTTCAGCATGAAGCGGCGGCCCTTCTTGTCGTGGTCGCTCTTGTCGTCGGAAGCGGTGTGGGGGTCCACGCCCTGATTCATGGAGATCTCCTCGTGCACATACGAAGAAGGCCATTGCCGTTGGGTCCTTGCGGTTCCCTCTGCGGCAATGGCCTCCTCGTCAGATCTGCGGTCGTCCTGCGCGAGCGCGGACGACTGCCTCAGACCCTACCGGGGTCCGGTGTCCGTCGCGGTACGGACGGACTCAGATGCCGACCTTGATGCGGGTGAAGCGCTTCAGGGTGACACCGGCCTCGTCCAGGATCTGCTGGACGGACTTCTTCTGGTCCAGCGCGTACGGCTGGCCCAGCAGGGTGGCGTCCTTGAAGAACGCGTTCACGCGGCCCTCGACGATCTTCGGGAGCGCGGCCTCGGGCTTGCCCTCGGCGCGGGTGGTCTCCTCGGCGACGCGACGCTCGGACTCGATGACCTCGGCCGGGACGTCCTCACGGGTGAGGTACTTCGGCGCGAAGGCGGCGATGTGCTGCGCGACACCCTTGGCGAGCTCGGCGTTCTCCTTGTCGAACTCGACGAGAACACCGATCTGCGGGGGCAGGTCGGGCATGGTGCGGTGCATGTACGCGGAGACGAAACCGTCGGCGTACTGGGCGAAGCGGTCCAGGACGATCTTCTCGCCGAGGAGGGCGTTGGCCTCGTCGACGAACGCCTGGACGGTCTTGCCGGCCTCGATCTCGGAGGCGAGCAGCGCCGCGAGGTCGGCCGGGGAGGTCTTCGCGACGTGCTCGGCGAGCGTGGCGGCGACGTCCTGGAACTTCTGGCCCTTGGCCACGAAGTCCGTCTCGCACTTCAGCTCGACCAGGACACCGGAGGTGTTGTCGTCGGCGATGAGGGAGACGACGGCACCGTTCTCGGCGGAACGGCCCTCGCGCTTGGCGACGCCCTTCTGGCCCTTGATGCGCAGCGCTTCCTGGGCCTTCTCGACGTCGCCGTCGGCCTCCTCGAGCGCCTTCTTGCAGTCCATCATGCCGACGCCGGTGAGCTCGCGGAGCTTCTTGACGTCAGCGGCGGTGTAGTTCGCCATGAGTCTGTGATTCTCTCTCGAAGTCGTAGATCTACGGGTGAACGGCGGGGGGCGGTGCTTGGTTCGCACCGTCCCCCGTCGTCATCGTCCGTGCTGTGAGTGCCCTGGGAGTGAACTCAGGGCGCTCTCAGTGGGTCAGGCCTGCTCGGCGTCGGCGGCCGGGGCCTCGGCGGCCGGAGCCTCGGCCGCGGGGGCCTCGGCAGCAGCCTCGGCCGGAGCCTCGGCGTCGTCGGCCTTCTTCTCGCCCTCGAGCAGGTCGCGCTCCCACTCGGCGAGCGGCTCGGCGGCGGCCTTGTCGCCCGGCTTCGAGTCACCGGTCGCAGCGCCGGAGCGGGCGATGAGGCCCTCGGCGACGGCGTCGGCGATCACGCGGGTGAGCAGGGTGACGGAGCGGATCGCGTCGTCGTTGCCCGGGATCTTGTAGTCGACCTCGTCGGGGTCGCAGTTGGTGTCGAGGATCGCGACGACCGGGATGTGGAGCTTGCGCGCCTCACCGACGGCGATGTGCTCCTTCTTGGTGTCGACGATCCAGACGGCGCTGGGAACCTTCGACATCTCGCGGATACCGCCGAGGGTCTTCTCCAGCTTGGCCTTCTCGCGGGAGAGGACCAGGAGCTCCTTCTTGGTGAGGCCGGAGGCGGCCACGTCCTCGAAGTCGATCGCCTCGAGCTCCTTCAGACGCTGAAGGCGCTTGTAGACGGTGGAGAAGTTGGTGAGCATGCCGCCCAGCCAGCGCTGGTTGACGTAGGGCATGCCGACGCGGGTCGCCTGCTCGGCGATCGCCTCCTGCGCCTGCTTCTTGGTACCGACGAACATGATGGAGCCGCCGTGCGCGACGGTCTCCTTGACGAACTCGTAGGCGCGGTCGATGTACGACAGCGACTGGAGCAGGTCGATGATGTAGATGCCGTTGCGCTCGGTGAAGATGAAGCGCTTCATCTTCGGGTTCCAGCGACGGGTCTGGTGACCGAAGTGGACGCCGCTTTCCAGCAGCTCCCGCATCGTGACGACGGCCATGGCCGTATCTCCTTGAATTCTCGGTTGCATCCTGACGCCCCGCCGCGCCCTGCCCCCGAGAGGGGACCGAGAGACGCTGTCACCTGTGCCGTTTCCGGCCGGTGCTGGGGCGTGCGAAGTCGACCCGGTGACCCGGATCGCCACAAGAAGTGTACGGGACCGTGTGCCGTGCCGGGTGACGCCCCTTGTCCACAGCGGTGCCGTCGTCCACAGGGCGGGGCGCGGCGGCCGGTTCCCGCGGGACCCTGCCGTCCATGACCGCACTGCTGCTCGCCCTGCTGCTGACCCTGCTCCCGTCCGCTGTGCGGGACCCGGGGCCGTCGTATGTGCGCCCGCTGCCCGGGCCGCTGGACGTGGTGCGCTGGTGGGATCCGCCGCCCACCCCGTACGCGGCCGGGCACCGGGGCGTGGACCTGGCGGCCCCGGTGGGGGCCGGGGTGCGGGCGGTGGGGCCGGGGCTGGTGCATTACGCCGGACAGGTGGCGGGCCGCGGGGTGCTCTCGCTCACCCTCCCGGGTGGGCTGCGCACCACGTACGAGCCGGTCCGGCCGCTGGTCACGGCGGGCGAGCAGGTGCGGGCCGGGCAGTTGGTGGCCGTGCTGACCGCCGGCAGTCACTGCGGGTCCGGGTCCGGGTCCGGGTCCGGGGCAAGGGCCTGTCTGCACTGGGGGCTGCTGGCCGGCGAGACCTATCTGAATCCGCTGGGGCTGCTCCCCCGCCGGAGCCCGCGGCTGCTGCCGTTCGCCGGCAGCGGGTCCGGAGCGTCAGCCCCGGACGCCCCGCAGGGCCATCGCAACGGCGGCCTCGGTGACCTCGGCGGGATCCTCGGCGGCCCCCAGCTCGATCCTGCGGACGGCGGCGTCGACCACGCCCTGCAGGAGCATCGCGGCGAGCCGGGGCTGTGCATGGCCCAGGGCGCCCAGGGCCTCGACGATCATCGCCACCAGTCCGCCGTGCGCCGCGCGGATCTTCTCCCGGGCACCGGCGTCCAGCTCGCTGGCGGAGATCGCCACCACCGCGCGGTGCCGCCGGTCCCCGACCAGGGACAGCTGCTGCCGCACATAGGCCTCGATCTTGGCCTCGGGCGTGGGGGCCGCCTGCATCGCGGCCTCGATCTCCGCCGCCCACACCGGGAAGTCCACGGCGCAGAGCTCTTCGACCACCGCCGCCCGGGAGCGGAAGTACTCGTAGACGGAGGACCTGGCGAGGCCGGTCCGCTCGGCCAGGGCGGGGAAGGTCAGCGCTTCGGTCCCGCCTTCCGACAGCAGGGATCGCGCGGCATCCAGCAGGGCGCCGCGCTGCATCGTCCGGTGCTCGGCCACCGAGGCCGCTCGAATCCTGGGCACAGCACCACTCTACGGAGGCCGCGCAAGGTCAGCGGCCGACATCCGCCAGCTTGGCCCGCAGCTGCAGGACCGACTTGGTGTGGATCTGGCTGACCCGGCTCTCGGTGACGCCCAGGACATGGCCGATCTCGGCCAGGGTGAGCCCCTCGTAGTAGTAGAGGGTGACCACGGTCTTCTCCCTTTCCGGGAGGGTGTTGATGGCCCGGGCCAGCAGCCGGCGCAGCTCCCGGTCCTCGGCCACCTCCACCGGGTTGTCGGCGGCGGTGTCCTCCAGGGTGTCCATCAGGGAGAGCCGGTCGCCGCCCTCGCCCCCGACGTGCAGCAGGTCTTCCAGGGCGACCACGTTGGCCAGCCACAACTGGCTGAAGACGGAGTGCAGTTCCTCCACCCCGACCCCCATCTCGGCAGCCACCTCGGCCTCCGTCGGGGTGCGCCGCAGCTGGGCTTCGAGGGTGGCATAGGCCCGCTCCACGGCCCGGGCCTTCTGGCGCACGGACCGGGGGATCCAGTCCAGGGCACGCAGTTCGTCGATCATCGCGCCGCGGATGCGGGTGATGGCATAGGTCTCGAACTTGATGGAGCGGTCGATGTCGAACTTCTCGATGGCGTCGATCAGTCCGAACACCCCGGAGGAGACGAAGTCCGCCTGCTCGACGTTGGGCGGCAGGCCGACGCTGACCCGGCCGGCCACGTACTTCACCAGCGGCGAGTAGTGCAGGATCAGCTGCTCCCGCAGTCTCTCGTCCCCCGAGTCCTTGTACGAGCGCCACAGCGCGTCCAGGGACGAGGGCGCGGTGGACCGCACGCTGCCGCGGGCAGCGGGGGGTGCCGCGGCGCGGTCAGACCCTGAGGTGTGCTGGGGCATGCTTCGCCTTTGTCGGGGCCGGATTCCTTGCGAGCGTAGCGTGACTGAAGTGTCGCGGTGCGCGAAGAGTACGGGATCGCGCGGGGGCGCAAAGGCTCCCTGCACCGCGCGGGCGGCCCGGGACCGGCGCCTCGCGCACAGTCCCGGCGGCTGCCACCCGGAAGACCGCGTCTCTCATCGGCTTCACTCTTTCACCGGAACGCCCCAGGTCAACGACCGCCTCGCCGGGTGACTCCGGTTTCGGTGGCCGCGCCATCCGTCCGTGCGGTCAACTTCCAGCCGTCGCCTTGCCGTTCGACGAACCCCAGAGAGTGAAGTTCGTACAGTCTGCCGATGACTTCATCGGTGCCGGTGCCCACGGCGAGGGCCAGCTCGGCCGCGGTTGCCGTCCGGCCGGCCGGCAGCGCCTCCAGGACCCGGCGGGCCGCCGGGTCGAGCAGGTCGCGGGCCAGCACCGGTCCGCGCCGCACCGGCGCCAGCTCCCCGATGCCGCCCACCAGTTCCACGACCTCGGCCGCATCGGTGACCAGCTCGGCCTCGCCGCGCAGCAGTTCGTGCACCCCGGCGGAGAGCCCGCTGGTGGCCGGGCCGGGAACGCCCATCACGAACCGGCCGAGCTCCCGGGCCCGCCGCGCGGTGACCAGCGAGCCGCTGCGGTAGGCGGCCTCGACCACGACCGTGCCGCGGGTGAGGGCCGCGATGACCCGGTTGCGCAGGACGAACCGGCTGGGCGTGGGGTGGCTGCCGGGCGGCAGCTCCCCGATGAGCAGTCCCTGCCGGCCGATGCGGCCGATCAGCCCGGCGTGTCCCCGCGGGTACCGGACGTCGACCCCGCAGGCCAGTACGGCGGCGGTGGCTCCGCCCGCGGCCAGGGCCCCGCGGTGGGCGGCGCCGTCGATCCCGTACGCCGCGCCGGAGACCACCACCCAGCCGCGCTCGGCGAGCCCTGCGGCCAGCGTCTGTGCCATATGGGCCCCGTACGGGGTACAGGCGCGGGCGCCGACCACGGCCACCGAGCGCAGCGCCCATATCCGCAGGTGCGGGCTGCCGCACAGCCACAGCCCGACCGGCCGGGCGTCCCCGAGGTCGTCGAGCTGTCCGGGCCATTCCGGGGAGCCGGGGACCACGAACCGCCCGCCGGCCTCGGCGATCTGTGCCAGGTCCCGCTCCGGGTCGGCGGCGACCGCCCGCTTCCGGTACCCGGCCAGGCGCTCGGCCCCGGCGCCGTCCGGCGCCTCCGTCCCTGCGGCCCCCTCCGCGCTGAGCATCCGTATCAGCCGCACGGCCCCCCACCGGCGCAGCCACCGCCCGCCGAGTTCCTCGCCGGGTTCCAGCACCCGGGTCAGCGCGGCCCGCGCCAGCAGCTCCTCCCGGCCGGCGCTCATGATGCGGCTCCGGTGCCGATCGGCGTCCCGCGGGCGATCCCGGTGCGGAGCTCCAGGGCGACGGCCACGTCCAGCGCGTCCGGGGAGTCCTTGCCGCCCAGGTCGGCGACGGTCCAGGCGACCCGCAGCACCCGGTCCAGCCCGCGCGCGGTGAGCAGGCCCCGCTCCAGGTCCCGCTCGGCCTGAGCCAGCGCTCCGGGGGCCGGTTGCCAGCGGGTACGCAGCTCGTGTCCGGGGATTTCACTGTTGACGGTCCAGGGGGTACCCGCCAGTCTGGCCGCGGCCCGGGCCCTGGCCTCGGCCACCCGTCCGGCCACGGCCGCGCTGGACTCGCCCCGCCCGCCCTGGCCGAGCAGATCGGCCCGGGTGACCGGCTGCACCTCGACCCGCAGATCGACCCGGTCGAGCAGTGGTCCGGACAGCCGCGCCTGGTAGCGCCGGATCACCGAGGGCGGGCAGTCGCACCCGGCCCCGTACAGGGTGTGCCGGCCGCAGGGGCAGGGATTCGCTGCGAGCACCATCAGGAACCGGGCGGGCAGCCGCACCACACCGGCCGCCCGGGCCACGAACACCTGCCCGGACTCCAGCGGCTGTCGCAGGGCGTCCAGTGCCTTGGTGCTGAATTCCGGCGCCTCGTCCAGGAAGAGCACCCCGCGGTGGGCGAGCGAGACGGCCCCGGGCCGGGGCAGTCCGCTGCCGCCGCCGACCAGGGACTGCATGGTCGCCGAGTGGTGCGGTGCGCAGTAGGGCGGGGCGGAGATCATCGGCTCGCCGGGCTGGAGGATCCCGGCGACCGAGTGGACGGCGGTGACTTCGAGGGAGTCCTTCCGGCTGAGCGGCGGCATGATTCCGGGCAGCCGCTCGGCGAGCATGGTTTTGCCGGCGCCCGGTGGTCCGCTGAGGAAGAGGTGGTGGCCGCCGGCCGCGGCCACTTCCAGGGCGCGCCGGGCGGCGCGCTGTCCCCCGACATCGGCCAGGTCGGGCCGCCCGGGCCCGCCAGACCCGCCGGACCCGTCGGACCCGTCGGCCGCGGCCGGTCCCGTCCCGCCGCCGGCCCGGCCGCCGCCCGGCGGCGGACCCGTCCCCGAGCCCGCCCCCGGCAGGAGCAGGCCCGGCGGCATCCGGTCGGAACCCCCCGCCGCGGCCGGGGGTTCCTCCGGGACCTCGGTGTCGTTGAGGATCGCGATCAGCTGACGCAGGCTGCGGATGCCGAGGACGGCCACGTCGGGCACCAGGGCGGCCTCTGCCGCGCAGGCCTCGGGGACCACCACCTGACCGTGCCCGGCCTCCGCGGCGGCCAGCACCGCCGGGAGGATCCCCCGGACCGGGCGGACCCCGCCGTCCAGGCCGAGCTCGCCGATCAGCACCAGGTCGGCGATCACCTCCGGGTCCAGGCGCTCGGCCGCGGCCAGCACCGCCGTGGCCACGGCCAGGTCGAAGCCGGCTCCCGATTTGGGCACGGACGCCGGGCTCAGGCCCACCGTCAGCTTCTTCTGCGGCCAGTCGGCGCCCGAGTTCACCACCGCCGCCCGGACCCGGTCCCGGCTTTCGAACAGGGTCTTGTCGGGCAGGCCGACCAGGGTGAACGCCGCCAGGCCCGGTTCCAGGTCGGCCTGGACCTCCACCAGCACGCCTTCCACCCCGGTCAGGGCCACCGAACAGGTCCGCGCGAACCCCATCACGCCACCCCCCTGGCGTGTTCCACCACGGGTGCGCCGCGCCGCGGGAGCAGCACCCCGACCAGGTCGATCCGGACCCCGCCCGGGGGCGGTCCGCCGTGATCGGCGAGCCAGCACTCGGCCAGCCTCCGCAACCGGTCCGCCTTGCGGGGCCGGAGCGCCTCCATCGGATGCTCGAAGGGACCCGCCCGACGGGTCTTGACCTCGCAGACCACCAGCGCGTCCCCGTCGCGGGCGAGGATGTCGATCTCCCCGCTCCGGCCGGACCGCCAGTTCCGCGCGATCACCGTCATCCCGGCCTCGGCCAGCCGCCGCGCGGCCAGGTCCTCGCCGTACCTTCCCAGGGCCAGGGCCATGCCCTGGCGTGCGGTCGGCTCTGCGCTCCGCCGCGTCTGCCGTTGTGCGTGCCGTTGTGAACCCATCGGTACCACCTCCGGCACCGACGGTCCCGCACCCCCGCCCACCCTGTGGATCTTGGTGGATGACCGGGCCCGTGTGGATAACTCCATCACCCACACGGGTGAGCCCACACGGGTGGCTCAGACAGCCGGCAGATCAGCTGCCCGGCAGCTCGAGGTCGCTCTTGTTGAGCTCCTCGATGTTCACGTCCTTGAAGGTCAGCACCCGTACCTGCTTCACGAAGCGGGCCGGCCGGTACATGTCCCAGACCCAGGCGTCCGCCATCGAGACCTCGAAGAACACCTCGCCCTGGACCGAGTGCACCTGCATCTCGTAGTCGTTGGTCAGGTAGAAACGGCGTTCCGTCTCGATCACGTACTTGAACAGCCCGACGACGTCGCGGTACTCGCGATAGAGCTTCAGCTCCATCTCGGTCTCGTACTTCTCGAGGTCCTCGGCGCTCATGGCATGTTCCCCTTCAGCCGTGCGTCCCCCTATTGTGCGCCAGCCCTGGGTGCCCCTAAACGATTTCCGGGGCCAGGACCACCGGCGCAACCGGAGGACCGTCGTCGAGCAGTGTGCGGAACAGCTCGGCGAGTCTGGTCGGGTACACCGTCTCACGGGCCGAGAGAAGTTCCTCGGAGGTCCACCATCTGGCTCCGGCGACACTGCGTCGTTCCAGCTCGGTGAGGCCGGCCGGGGTGATCTCCGTCCGGTCGGTACGGGCCAGGAAGTACCACTCGTCCTGCTCCCAGCGCCGCCCGTCGAAGGGGAACGAGCAGTACCGGTGCCAGAGCACCGGCCCCAGGTCCACCTGTGTGATCCCCGTCTCCTCCGCGAGTTCGCGCAGCGCGGCCTGCTCCCGGGTCTCGGTGCCCTCCACACCGCCGCCCGGGGTGAACCACCAGTCGTCGGCCGGATCGCCCGGCTCGAAGCCGTGCAGCAGCAGGATCCGGTCCGCCGGGTCCAGCAGGATCACCCGCGAGACCTTGCGCGGCCCGCCCGGCGACGTCCCGACGGCCTGCGGCCCGCCCGGCGGCACCGGCGGCACCGGCGGCACCGGCGGCACCGGCGGCACCGGCGGCAGCTCAGCCGACACGGGCCGGTTCCCGCCCCGCCCGGCCGAACCTCCGCGCGACCGGCCCGTGCGCGGCCCCGGCCACCACCAGTACGGCGCCCGCCACCACGGCCATCAGCTGGATCCGCAGCGGCCCCGGCTCGGACACCCCGCCGGGCAGCCCGGCGTAGGCCCGCGGGCGCTCCAGCATCTCGGCCGAGGGCCAGGCCCGGGCGTCCACCCGCGCGCTGACCGCGCTGCGGTCCACCGTGCCCTGGCCGGCTTCCTGCAGGTGGGCCCGGGAGTCCAGCGAGGCGGCCCGCCGGTCGCCCAGCAGGAAGAGCTTGCCTTCGGGGACCTTCACCTCGAACGGGGTCTCCGAGGCCATTCCGGAGTCCTTGCCGGAGCCGTCGGCCTTGATGTCGTCGATGTACGGCTCGTCCAGCTCCTTGCCGTTCACCGTCAGCCGGCCGCCCTGGGCGCAGCATCGGACGGTGTCGCCGCCGATGCCGACGACCCGCTTCACCATGGGCGCGTTGCTCCACACGGAATCAGTAAAAATCACCACGTCGCCGCGGCGCACCTCGCCGCCGCTTATTCGCTCCGCCAGCACCCGGTCCCCCGGCTGGACCGTCGGCATCATCGAATCGGTGGGAATCGTGTACGGCCGGTAGACCAGCGCACCCCATACGAACCCGCCCAGGAACAGCGCAAAGCCGATGGCCACGGCCAGCCCCGACAACACGTTGCCGAGGCGACCGCGGCCACCTGTCACTCGTTCTGATCCGCCCATCCCAGCGCCCCCCACACTCCGGAGATCGTCGACCTGGGCGGCAATCTACCTGGCGATATGCCCGGCGGTCAGCCTCCGCCGCCGCCACAGGACGACCGGCACCGCTCCGGCCAGGCCCCCCACGGCCGGGGCGAGCCCGACGGCCGCCGCCGCGGCCTGGTTGCCGATGCCGGGCTGGTCGAAGGTGTCCGGGACCGGCAGCGTGGACCAACGGGTGACCGGCCAGGCCACCACCACGGCCCGCCCGACGACCTTGTCGTTGGGCACGAAGCCCTTGGTCACGTCGTCCTGGTGCCACCGGGAGTCGTAGGAGTTCTGCCGGTGGTCACCCATCACCCAGATGTGGTCGGCCGGAACCTTGAGCGGGCCGAACGGCTTGTCGTCGCACGGGGTGTTGCCGGGGTAGATGTAGCTCTCCTCCTGCAGCGCCTTCCCGTTGACCTTGACCGGGCCGCCCTTCTGGCACTCCACGGTGTCCCCGCCGACCGCGATGACCCGCTTGATCAGGTCCTTCTCCTCCGCGGACGGCATCAGGCCGATCCAGCTGAGGACCTTCTGGAAGGCATTGGGATCAGGGGTGGGCTCGCCCGCCAGCCACTGCGCCGGGTCGTGGAAGACCACGACCTCGCCGCGCTTGGGCTCGGAGCCGAACCACGGGGTGAGCTTGTCGACCAGCACCCGGTCACCGCGCTGCAGGGTGTCCTGCATCGAGTCGGACGGGATGGAGAACGCCTGCACGAGGAAGGTCTTGATCAGCAGCGCCAGCAGCAGGGCGATGCCGATGAGCAGCGGCAGTTCCTTCCAGAAGGAACGCTGGGGGGGCGGGGCGTCATCGTCCTCGACGGTGTCGTCGGCGCCGTCGGTGGGTGAGGGTCGCCCCTTTTGGGCACCGTCGGCGGCATCCTCCGGCCGCTCGAGCCGGTCCGGCCGCTCCTCGGGCTCGTCGCGTCCGGATCGTGCGCCTACTGCCACGTCCCCCACATCCACTCCTCAACTCGAAACACCCGCCCGCGCCGGAACAGACGCAAGCCCTCCACTCCCCTAACGAGCGGGAGTTCCCTAAGGCTCGGGAGACGGAGGACACACTATGCGACGGGCCTGGGGCGACGGCGTCCTCGCCGCGCGGGGTCGGGCACCGAGGCGAATACGGCGGGCCGGTCCAGGGCGCTCCAGTGGTCGGTCGGCCAGGCGATCACGAAGGCGCGGCCCACCACGCCCTTCTCGTCGATGGTCCCCTGGAAGGCTTCGTCCAGGTGGTAGCGGGAGTCGGCCGAATTGGCGCGGTGGTCGCCCATCACGAACAGCCGGCCCTCCGGCACCCGCACTTCGAACCGGATGTCGGAGGGTGTGTTGCCGCGCATCACGTACGGCTCGTCCAGCGCGTAGCCGTTGACGCTGACCCGCCCCTTGGCATCGCAGCACTTGACGGTGTCCCCGCCCACCCCGATGACCCGCTTGATCAGGTCCTGCTCGTCGGCGGAGGGCAGCAGTCCGATGAAGGTCAGGGCCTGCTTGACCTGTTTGACGCCGACCGGGTCCCGGGGCGGCCGGGCGCTCTCGCCCCGCAGCCAGCCGCCGGGGTCCTTGAAGACCACCACGTCCCCGCGCTCGGCCTTGGCGCCGAACCACGGGGTCAGCTTGTCGACGAGCACCCGGTCGCCGATCCGGATGGTCTGCTCCATGGAGCCGGAGGGGATGGAGAAGGCCTGGACTAGGAAGGTCTTGAGGAGCAGGGCGATGCACAGCGCCACGACCACCAGCAGCGGCAGCTCGCCGGCCCGGCGGGTGCGCCGCCGGCGCCGGATCTTGCGCGCCAGCCGGCGCCGTTCGGCCCGCCCTCCCAGGGCGGCCAGCTCCTGGTCCCGCTCGGAGCGGGGCCGCCCGCGGCTACCCATGCGTATCACCGGGTCCGCCGGATCTGCCCCAGCGCGAGAGCGGCCAGCCGATGAAGTCGGCCCGCCCGATCACCTTGTCCACCGGCACCATGCCGCCGCCCGGCGACCCGAGGTGGTCCCGGGAGTCACGGGACTGGGAGCGGTGGTCACCCATGACCCACAGGGTGCCCAGCGGGACGACGATTCTGAAGGGCACCTTGGAGGGCGCGTCGCCGGGGTACAGGTACGGCTCTGCCAGGGGCTCCCCGTTGACCTTGATCCGTCCCTGGGCGTCGCAGCACACCACGTCGTCCCCGCCCACGCCCACGACCCGCTTCACGAAGTGCGTGTCGGCGGGCTCGGCGAGGCCGAGTGAGGCGGCTGCTCCGTGCAGGGCCTCGCCGACCGGGTTGCCCTCGGGGCGTTCGCGTACGAAGGAGCCGGTGCCGTCGAAGACCACGACGTCACCGCGCTGCGGCTGATCGCCGAAACGGTACGCCAGCTTGTTGACCAGCACCCGGTCCCCGACCTCGAGGGTGGGCTCCATCGACCGGCTCGGGATGAGGAAGGGCTGGAGGACGAAATTGCTGAACACCAGCAGCCCGACCGCGCCCACCAGGCCGGCCACGACCGCCCGCCCCCAGGTCGGCCGCGGCAGCCGCGACCACCAGGGCAGCCGCCGGGCCGGGGGGCCGGACAACGCACAACGCGGCCCCTCCTCCCCCTCGCCGGGGGAAGAGTGGCCGCGTTGCGTGAGTCGTGCTTCGGTGTCCATCGGAGGGAGCCTATCCGGCCGCCCCCGGGACCCGGAGACGAGTTCAGTTGTCGCGCTTCTCCTTGATCTTCGCGGCCTTGCCGCGGAGCTCACGGAGGTAGTACAGCTTCGCGCGACGCACGTCACCGCGGGTGACGAGCTCGATCTTCTCGAAGATCGGGGAGTTCACCGGGAAGGTGCGCTCCACGCCGACGCTGAAGGAGACCTTGCGGACGGTGAAGGTCTCGGAGACGCCAGAGCCCTGGCGACGGATGACAACGCCCTTGAACTGCTGGATACGGGAGCGGTTGCCCTCGATCACGCGGACGTGCACGTTGACGGTGTCACCGGGGCGGAAGGCCGGGACGTCCGAACGCAGGGAGGCGGCGTTGACGCCATCCAGGAGAGAAGAC
This window harbors:
- a CDS encoding YifB family Mg chelatase-like AAA ATPase — its product is MGFARTCSVALTGVEGVLVEVQADLEPGLAAFTLVGLPDKTLFESRDRVRAAVVNSGADWPQKKLTVGLSPASVPKSGAGFDLAVATAVLAAAERLDPEVIADLVLIGELGLDGGVRPVRGILPAVLAAAEAGHGQVVVPEACAAEAALVPDVAVLGIRSLRQLIAILNDTEVPEEPPAAAGGSDRMPPGLLLPGAGSGTGPPPGGGRAGGGTGPAAADGSDGSGGSGGPGRPDLADVGGQRAARRALEVAAAGGHHLFLSGPPGAGKTMLAERLPGIMPPLSRKDSLEVTAVHSVAGILQPGEPMISAPPYCAPHHSATMQSLVGGGSGLPRPGAVSLAHRGVLFLDEAPEFSTKALDALRQPLESGQVFVARAAGVVRLPARFLMVLAANPCPCGRHTLYGAGCDCPPSVIRRYQARLSGPLLDRVDLRVEVQPVTRADLLGQGGRGESSAAVAGRVAEARARAAARLAGTPWTVNSEIPGHELRTRWQPAPGALAQAERDLERGLLTARGLDRVLRVAWTVADLGGKDSPDALDVAVALELRTGIARGTPIGTGAAS
- a CDS encoding YraN family protein translates to MALALGRYGEDLAARRLAEAGMTVIARNWRSGRSGEIDILARDGDALVVCEVKTRRAGPFEHPMEALRPRKADRLRRLAECWLADHGGPPPGGVRIDLVGVLLPRRGAPVVEHARGVA
- a CDS encoding DUF2469 domain-containing protein — its product is MSAEDLEKYETEMELKLYREYRDVVGLFKYVIETERRFYLTNDYEMQVHSVQGEVFFEVSMADAWVWDMYRPARFVKQVRVLTFKDVNIEELNKSDLELPGS
- a CDS encoding NUDIX hydrolase, with amino-acid sequence MPPGGPQAVGTSPGGPRKVSRVILLDPADRILLLHGFEPGDPADDWWFTPGGGVEGTETREQAALRELAEETGITQVDLGPVLWHRYCSFPFDGRRWEQDEWYFLARTDRTEITPAGLTELERRSVAGARWWTSEELLSARETVYPTRLAELFRTLLDDGPPVAPVVLAPEIV
- the lepB gene encoding signal peptidase I, which codes for MGGSERVTGGRGRLGNVLSGLAVAIGFALFLGGFVWGALVYRPYTIPTDSMMPTVQPGDRVLAERISGGEVRRGDVVIFTDSVWSNAPMVKRVVGIGGDTVRCCAQGGRLTVNGKELDEPYIDDIKADGSGKDSGMASETPFEVKVPEGKLFLLGDRRAASLDSRAHLQEAGQGTVDRSAVSARVDARAWPSAEMLERPRAYAGLPGGVSEPGPLRIQLMAVVAGAVLVVAGAAHGPVARRFGRAGREPARVG
- the lepB gene encoding signal peptidase I is translated as MAVGARSGRDEPEERPDRLERPEDAADGAQKGRPSPTDGADDTVEDDDAPPPQRSFWKELPLLIGIALLLALLIKTFLVQAFSIPSDSMQDTLQRGDRVLVDKLTPWFGSEPKRGEVVVFHDPAQWLAGEPTPDPNAFQKVLSWIGLMPSAEEKDLIKRVIAVGGDTVECQKGGPVKVNGKALQEESYIYPGNTPCDDKPFGPLKVPADHIWVMGDHRQNSYDSRWHQDDVTKGFVPNDKVVGRAVVVAWPVTRWSTLPVPDTFDQPGIGNQAAAAAVGLAPAVGGLAGAVPVVLWRRRRLTAGHIAR
- the lepB gene encoding signal peptidase I yields the protein MDTEARLTQRGHSSPGEGEEGPRCALSGPPARRLPWWSRLPRPTWGRAVVAGLVGAVGLLVFSNFVLQPFLIPSRSMEPTLEVGDRVLVNKLAYRFGDQPQRGDVVVFDGTGSFVRERPEGNPVGEALHGAAASLGLAEPADTHFVKRVVGVGGDDVVCCDAQGRIKVNGEPLAEPYLYPGDAPSKVPFRIVVPLGTLWVMGDHRSQSRDSRDHLGSPGGGMVPVDKVIGRADFIGWPLSRWGRSGGPGDTHG
- the rplS gene encoding 50S ribosomal protein L19; this encodes MSSLLDGVNAASLRSDVPAFRPGDTVNVHVRVIEGNRSRIQQFKGVVIRRQGSGVSETFTVRKVSFSVGVERTFPVNSPIFEKIELVTRGDVRRAKLYYLRELRGKAAKIKEKRDN